Proteins found in one Pocillopora verrucosa isolate sample1 chromosome 12, ASM3666991v2, whole genome shotgun sequence genomic segment:
- the LOC131788042 gene encoding adenosine receptor A3-like has translation MASIIAAAVLNFISSFIATTANFLVMWAIKGTPSLHTPSAVFLFTLALSDFVIGIYVQPLCAALLLAALTHNLSLFCTISAILYPVGTYLSFYSFMAIAAVTIDRYLALVLHLRYAAIITISRVIKFNIAVFIVSFPVVLCYWFSRIDWIRTTSLFIAIFLFIFGTFAIPFCYRRIFMILRRHKKQLQDQNDLAKRIHGFSENDLSKYRKSVLAILYVFGVKVSSYMPCIISFTSANFFDEGVSWEVTFVSAIVVLWNSTFNPLFYFWRITEIRRFAISKLRRISRVSSLPHNAVHVEPVNVTLNASCICTKSTQAITNTDTEW, from the coding sequence atggCTTCAATCATTGCAGCGGCTGTGTTGAATTTCATCTCAAGCTTTATCGCCACAACAGCCAACTTTTTGGTCATGTGGGCCATTAAAGGGACACCTTCACTGCATACACCATCCGCTGTATTTCTCTTTACCCTGGCATTATCAGACTTTGTAATTGGTATTTACGTCCAACCCTTATGCGCCGCACTTCTTTTGGCCGCTTTGACTCACAATCTCTCCCTGTTTTGTACGATCAGCGCTATACTGTACCCAGTCGGTACTTACCTTTCGTTTTACTCGTTCATGGCAATTGCTGCTGTAACTATTGATCGCTATCTCGCTCTTGTTTTACATCTACGATACGCCGCTATCATTACTATAAGCCGCGTGATCAAGTTTAACATCGCAGTTTTTATTGTCTCCTTTCCAGTTGTATTATGTTATTGGTTTTCGAGGATCGACTGGATCAGAACTACTTCTCTCTTCATTGCaattttcttattcatttttgGCACATTTGCGATTCCCTTCTGTTATCGGCGGATTTTTATGATTTTGCGGCGACATAAAAAGCAGTTACAGGATCAAAACGACTTAGCAAAGAGGATTCACGGATTTTCAGAGAATGACCTCTCCAAGTACAGGAAATCTGTCCTCGCAATTCTTTATGTGTTTGGTGTAAAGGTATCAAGTTATATGCCATGTATTATTAGTTTTACGTCAGCGAATTTCTTTGACGAGGGCGTAAGCTGGGAAGTTACTTTTGTCTCAGCTATAGTGGTGCTGTGGAATTCTACATTCAAtccactgttttatttttggagAATTACAGAAATTCGACGGTTTGCAATCTCGAAATTGCGACGCATATCTAGAGTCAGCAGTCTACCGCACAATGCTGTGCACGTTGAACCAGTCAACGTCACACTGAACGCATCATGTATTTGCACTAAAAGTACACAAGCTATCACCAATACTGATACAGAATGGTAA
- the LOC131788041 gene encoding adenosine receptor A3-like, with amino-acid sequence MEERTNNLTFPTNFSTFTETNNCLVEFDGSTSMENLPVSMLHNVVNILSIPVATMANFFVLWAIKERPSLHTPSSVFLFILALSDFAIGVFVQPLVVIRSFGAAAHNYRLSCISNVLIFAVGTALASLSFACITEISFDRYLALVLHLRYNSIITVRRVIKYKIIASVAIFPITIYFWFSKEDWFKRTVLTVAITLAAICVTLIPISYYKIFMILRRHKRQIQNQNNVATCTQGFSDTDLSKYRKSVLAILYVLGAVALSYIPLGVCTWMQIVFQTKINQLVTSSAGLLVLLNSSINPLVYCWRMTEIRRFVVMKLRSILGVDRGRQVRSVGMITR; translated from the coding sequence ATGGAGGAACGAACAAACAACTTAACATTTCCTACTAATTTTAGCACTTTCACTGAGACCAATAACTGCCTAGTTGAATTTGATGGAAGTACTTCAATGGAAAATCTTCCTGTGTCTATGTTACATAACGTTGTCAACATTCTATCAATCCCCGTTGCAACAATGGCGAACTTTTTTGTTCTGTGGGCCATAAAAGAGAGACCTTCTTTGCACACACCATCTTCGGTGTTCCTGTTTATACTAGCGCTATCTGATTTTGCAATTGGTGTCTTCGTTCAACCGTTGGTTGTCATTCGATCCTTTGGTGCGGCAGCCCATAATTATCGCTTGTCCTGCATATCCAACGTCTTAATTTTCGCCGTGGGTACCGCCCTTGCTTCCTTGTCCTTCGCGTGCATAACTGAAATAAGTTTCGATCGATACCTGGCACTAGTACTACATCTACGATACAATTCAATCATCACTGTCAGACGTGTGATCAAGTACAAAATCATAGCATCTGTTGCAATCTTTCCAATAACAATATACTTCTGGTTCTCGAAGGAGGATTGGTTCAAGAGGACAGTTCTTACGGTTGCGATCACACTGGCCGCCATCTGCGTCACACTAATTCCTATCTCGtattacaaaattttcatgatATTGCGACGGCACAAAAGGCAGATACAGAACCAAAATAACGTAGCTACATGCACGCAAGGATTTTCTGACACTGACCTTTCTAAGTACAGAAAATCTGTACTTGCAATTTTATACGTTCTTGGGGCAGTCGCCTTAAGTTATATTCCATTAGGAGTATGTACTTGGATGCAAATAGTGTTTCAGACGAAGATAAATCAGTTGGTGACTAGTTCTGCGGGACTATTGGTTTTATTAAACTCCTCGATTAATCCTCTTGTCTACTGCTGGAGGATGACAGAAATTCGAAGGTTTGTTGTCATGAAATTACGTAGCATATTAGGCGTTGATCGTGGAAGACAAGTCCGATCAGTTGGAATGATAACAcgttaa